Proteins from a genomic interval of Streptococcus oralis:
- the prfA gene encoding peptide chain release factor 1, with protein sequence MNIYDQLQAVEDRYEELGELLSDPDVVSDTKRFMELSKEEASTRDTVTTYREYKQVLQNIVDAEEMIKESGGDADLEEMAKQELKDAKAEKEEYEEKLKILLLPKDPNDDKNIILEIRGAAGGDEAALFAGDLLTMYQKYAEAQGWRFEVMEASMNGVGGFKEVVAMVSGQSVYSKLKYESGAHRVQRVPVTESQGRVHTSTATVLVMPEVEEVEYDIDPKDLRVDIYHASGAGGQNVNKVATAVRIVHLPTNIKVEMQEERTQQKNREKAMKIIRARVADHFAQIAQDEQDAERKSTIGTGDRSERIRTYNFPQNRVTDHRIGLTLQKLDTILSGKLDEVVDALVLYDQTQKLEELNK encoded by the coding sequence ATGAACATCTATGATCAACTACAAGCTGTAGAAGACCGTTATGAAGAATTAGGAGAATTGCTGAGTGACCCTGATGTCGTTTCGGACACCAAGCGTTTCATGGAGCTTTCAAAAGAAGAGGCTTCTACTCGTGATACGGTAACTACCTACCGTGAGTACAAACAAGTCCTTCAAAACATCGTTGATGCAGAAGAGATGATTAAAGAATCTGGCGGGGATGCGGACTTGGAAGAAATGGCTAAGCAAGAGCTGAAAGATGCCAAGGCTGAAAAAGAAGAATACGAAGAAAAACTCAAAATCTTGCTCCTTCCAAAGGATCCAAACGATGATAAGAACATCATCCTTGAAATCCGTGGAGCGGCTGGTGGTGACGAAGCGGCACTTTTCGCCGGAGACCTTCTAACTATGTACCAAAAGTATGCGGAAGCCCAAGGTTGGCGCTTTGAAGTCATGGAAGCTTCTATGAACGGTGTCGGTGGTTTCAAAGAAGTGGTTGCTATGGTTTCTGGTCAGTCTGTATACTCTAAACTCAAGTATGAGTCTGGAGCCCACCGTGTTCAACGTGTCCCTGTGACAGAAAGTCAAGGCCGTGTTCATACCTCGACAGCGACAGTTCTAGTCATGCCTGAAGTGGAAGAAGTAGAGTACGATATTGATCCAAAAGACCTTCGTGTTGACATCTACCACGCATCAGGTGCTGGTGGACAGAACGTCAACAAGGTTGCGACTGCTGTTCGTATCGTTCACTTGCCAACCAATATCAAGGTTGAGATGCAGGAAGAACGTACCCAGCAGAAAAACCGTGAGAAGGCTATGAAGATTATCCGTGCGCGTGTTGCTGATCATTTTGCTCAGATTGCTCAAGATGAACAAGACGCTGAGCGTAAGTCTACTATCGGTACTGGTGACCGTTCAGAGCGCATCCGTACTTATAATTTCCCACAAAACCGTGTTACAGACCACCGTATCGGTTTGACTCTCCAAAAACTAGATACCATTTTGTCTGGTAAATTGGATGAAGTTGTAGATGCCTTGGTTCTTTATGACCAAACACAAAAATTAGAAGAATTAAACAAATAA
- a CDS encoding GNAT family N-acetyltransferase → MTIELRDVTMENYFDVLNLDVKEYQKQFIATNAISLAEAYVYTKNGDFVAPLAVYDNNAIIGFVMIAYDKKIGISSENYLLFRFMIDKNFQNQGYFKPIMDKVLDYVRTAPAGLGNKLWLSYEPENEHARSCYLSYGFKETGEIFENEVVAIYDLTIEN, encoded by the coding sequence TTTGAATTTGGATGTCAAGGAATATCAAAAACAATTCATTGCAACCAACGCAATTAGTTTAGCTGAAGCATATGTCTACACTAAAAATGGAGATTTTGTAGCTCCATTGGCAGTTTATGATAATAATGCAATTATAGGTTTTGTGATGATAGCTTATGATAAAAAGATAGGAATTAGTAGTGAAAATTATTTACTATTTCGTTTTATGATTGATAAGAATTTTCAAAATCAAGGATATTTTAAACCAATTATGGATAAAGTGCTGGACTATGTTCGGACAGCGCCAGCAGGTTTAGGCAATAAACTTTGGTTGTCTTATGAACCAGAAAATGAACATGCAAGATCTTGTTACCTCAGTTATGGATTTAAAGAAACTGGGGAAATATTTGAGAACGAAGTAGTAGCAATCTATGATTTAACAATTGAGAACTAA